A window of the Lactuca sativa cultivar Salinas chromosome 5, Lsat_Salinas_v11, whole genome shotgun sequence genome harbors these coding sequences:
- the LOC111908140 gene encoding uncharacterized protein LOC111908140: protein MSEEEAKENHDVVGGRILVDSNIARILFDSGASYSFVSHSCCLKLIGPLATLSRSYSIEIADGTHVSVGLMYPDCSLKINGRNFSIDLLPMRIKGFDVIVGMYWMRVNDAKILCGKQMVSIKTTKGKKFGNRDNKFPCVISAIKAQKCLSKGCESLLAYVINGKEEKKKIEEVKVVSEFPEVFPKDFYGLPPIRQVEFGIDLVSGVNPVARAPYRLASTKMWELMS from the coding sequence ATGAGTGAAGAGGAGGCAAAGGAAAACCATGATGTTGTTGGAGGTAGAATACTTGTTGACTCTAACATTGCTCgcatattatttgattcgggtgctagcTACTCTTTTGTATCTCATTCTTGTTGTCTTAAACTAATTGGACCCCTAGCTACCTTGTCTCGATCCTATAGTATTGAAATAGCCGATGGTACCCATGTTTCGGTGGGCCTCATGTACCCGGATTGTTCACTCAAAATAAATGGTCGAAATTTCTCTATTGATTTACTCCCGATGAGGATTAAAGGGTTTGATGTGATAGTGGGAATGTATTGGATGAGAGTTAATGATGCAAAAATCTTGTGTGGAAAGCAGATGGTCTCCATCAAGACCACCAAGGGTAAAAAGTTTGGGAACCGGGACAACAAATTTCCTTGTGTGATATCGgccatcaaagctcaaaaatgcCTATCAAAGGGATGTGAATCACTCTTAGCCTATGTCATTAATgggaaggaagaaaagaaaaagatTGAAGAAGTGAAGGTAGTTAGTGAGTTTCCCGAAGTCTTCCCCAAAGATTTTTACGGTTTACCCCCCATACGACAAGTTGAATTTGGCATTGATCTAGTGTCGGGTGTAAACCCTGTTGCTCGTGCACCTTATCGTCTAGCTTCAACGAAAATGTGGGAACTTATGTCCTAG